The Devosia sp. A16 genome includes a window with the following:
- a CDS encoding CHAP domain-containing protein, producing the protein MLSRRTVLGAALAWSALPRLAHAELSPDEVLRQAIALEASNPVFLGATPLPEDDARWAEARAYLDAAPTGTFPHKVARYFDQAVPESFQERWPDAYANPLIVWFFLETRTKPEGDLTAWCAAFVSWCLERSGVASARSAASAAYRSWGEAAWSNGEALPGKAQPGDIAVFRQLSDPAHGHVGFFMGVDPQSDGRIMVLGGNQRTQGAVRKSHAVTHVSMRTTGNLELHSIRTAPGLRPAATS; encoded by the coding sequence ATGCTGTCGCGTCGAACTGTCCTGGGTGCTGCACTCGCCTGGTCGGCACTTCCTCGGCTGGCGCATGCCGAACTCTCACCCGATGAGGTGTTGCGGCAGGCGATCGCATTGGAGGCGTCCAATCCGGTGTTCCTGGGTGCCACGCCACTTCCCGAGGACGATGCACGCTGGGCCGAGGCGCGGGCATATCTCGACGCCGCCCCGACCGGGACATTTCCGCATAAGGTCGCGCGCTACTTCGACCAGGCCGTACCGGAGAGCTTCCAGGAGCGCTGGCCGGACGCCTACGCCAACCCGTTGATCGTCTGGTTCTTCCTCGAGACGAGGACCAAGCCGGAGGGCGACCTCACCGCCTGGTGCGCAGCCTTCGTCAGTTGGTGCCTCGAGCGTTCCGGTGTAGCGAGCGCCAGAAGCGCCGCGTCAGCCGCTTACCGCAGCTGGGGAGAGGCCGCCTGGAGCAACGGCGAAGCTCTGCCGGGCAAGGCGCAGCCGGGCGACATCGCAGTGTTCAGGCAATTGTCCGATCCCGCCCACGGCCATGTCGGCTTCTTCATGGGCGTGGATCCGCAATCTGACGGCCGCATCATGGTGCTGGGCGGCAACCAGCGGACCCAGGGCGCAGTGCGCAAGAGTCACGCCGTCACCCATGTCAGCATGCGGACCACCGGCAATCTGGAACTGCACAGCATCCGCACGGCGCCCGGGCTGCGCCCGGCCGCTACATCGTGA
- a CDS encoding SDR family oxidoreductase has product MGRLEGKTIFMTAAAAGIGGAAATAFAREGARVIATDRDAEGIARKGEELKAISAGHETYALDVTDHLALREAAARHQGVNVLYNGAGWVHQGMLGTTTLEEWQLSFDINVTPMFVLTQAFLPAFIAQGGANIINVASVASSMKGVPNRVSYMSSKAAVIGFTKSVAFDYMKNGIRANTICPGSVDSPSLHERAHALGDHDEVWKTFIARQPMGRMAQPEEIAHLLVYLASDESAYATGSNFVVDGGITM; this is encoded by the coding sequence ATGGGACGGCTCGAGGGGAAGACCATCTTCATGACGGCGGCGGCCGCGGGTATCGGCGGCGCGGCGGCGACGGCCTTTGCCCGTGAGGGGGCACGGGTCATCGCCACCGACCGCGACGCCGAGGGGATCGCTCGCAAGGGCGAGGAGCTGAAGGCAATCTCGGCTGGGCACGAGACCTACGCGCTCGACGTCACCGACCATCTGGCGCTGCGCGAAGCGGCCGCCCGGCACCAGGGCGTCAACGTGCTCTATAACGGCGCCGGCTGGGTGCATCAGGGGATGCTGGGGACGACGACGCTGGAGGAGTGGCAGCTCAGCTTCGATATCAACGTGACGCCGATGTTCGTCCTGACCCAGGCGTTCCTGCCCGCCTTCATCGCGCAGGGCGGCGCCAACATCATCAACGTCGCTTCGGTCGCCTCTTCGATGAAGGGGGTGCCAAACCGGGTGAGCTATATGTCGTCGAAGGCGGCGGTGATCGGCTTCACCAAGTCGGTGGCGTTCGACTACATGAAGAATGGCATCCGGGCCAACACCATCTGCCCCGGCAGCGTCGACTCGCCGTCGCTGCACGAGCGGGCGCACGCGCTTGGTGACCACGACGAGGTATGGAAGACCTTCATCGCCCGCCAGCCGATGGGCCGCATGGCACAACCGGAAGAAATCGCGCACCTGCTGGTGTACCTCGCCAGCGACGAGAGCGCTTACGCGACGGGGTCCAATTTCGTGGTGGATGGCGGGATCACGATGTAG
- a CDS encoding phosphotransferase family protein has protein sequence MDDLTWEALLPPIFASAGIDAGGTLEIAPLTGGVSSDIVRIRLPDGRQYCAKRALGKLKVATDWQAPLERNQYEVAWLRRANAIIPGAAPEVIGEDRAHGIALLEYLPAEDYVLWKAELLAGRADPAVPVAVAEALGRIHAATLNDPTAAAEFPTDHLIDALRLDPYLRFTAGRHPELSAQILAVLATTANTRLALVHGDVSPKNILISKRDGRPVLLDAECAWYGDPAFDAAFCLNHLVLKSIHLPALGDRLLDQAAAFTTTWLRHFPGELRADTEARVAALLPCLMLARVDGKSPVEYLSDASRQQVRDRAIPHIRQAPATIAALLADLSSHRGR, from the coding sequence ATGGATGACTTGACCTGGGAAGCATTGCTTCCCCCGATCTTTGCGTCTGCCGGCATCGACGCCGGCGGAACACTGGAGATCGCCCCGCTCACCGGCGGGGTTTCATCGGACATTGTGCGGATCCGCCTCCCCGATGGCCGGCAATACTGCGCCAAGCGCGCCTTGGGTAAGCTCAAGGTCGCCACCGACTGGCAGGCGCCGCTCGAGCGCAATCAGTATGAGGTGGCCTGGCTGCGCCGCGCCAATGCCATCATCCCCGGCGCCGCCCCCGAGGTGATCGGCGAGGATCGGGCACACGGCATCGCGCTGCTCGAGTACCTGCCGGCCGAGGACTATGTGCTGTGGAAGGCCGAACTGCTGGCCGGTCGCGCCGATCCGGCGGTACCGGTTGCCGTTGCCGAAGCGCTCGGCCGCATCCATGCCGCAACGCTGAACGATCCCACCGCCGCCGCCGAGTTTCCGACCGACCACCTGATCGACGCCCTGCGGCTCGACCCCTACCTGCGCTTCACCGCCGGCCGCCATCCCGAATTGAGCGCGCAGATTCTCGCCGTGCTCGCGACGACCGCGAACACCCGACTGGCCCTCGTCCACGGCGATGTCAGCCCCAAGAACATCCTGATCTCGAAACGCGACGGCCGCCCGGTGCTGCTCGATGCCGAATGCGCCTGGTATGGCGATCCCGCCTTCGATGCCGCGTTCTGCCTCAATCACCTGGTGCTGAAATCCATCCACCTGCCGGCTCTCGGCGACCGGCTGCTCGATCAGGCGGCGGCTTTCACCACCACTTGGCTCAGGCATTTTCCGGGCGAGCTGCGCGCCGACACCGAGGCGCGAGTCGCCGCCCTGCTGCCCTGCCTGATGCTGGCACGCGTCGACGGCAAATCGCCGGTCGAATACCTGAGCGACGCCAGTCGTCAGCAGGTGCGCGACCGCGCCATCCCGCATATTCGGCAGGCCCCGGCAACCATCGCGGCGCTGCTTGCCGACCTTAGTTCTCATCGAGGTAGATAG
- the eno gene encoding phosphopyruvate hydratase: MSGIKTVLGRQVWDSRGRPTVEVEVTLESGATGRAIAPSGASTGSREALDRRDGGKRLGGYGVNGALAAVNGEIAGRLQGLDALDQAGVDAAMIALDGTPQKTRLGGNAIVATSSAVAWAAAAEQRIPLWRHLRRLGRLDPETQHIPAPMIQIFGGGRHAGNRIDIQDFLILAVGAKSFAAATEQIAEVYMAASKAMVQQGKLNGVADEGGVWPDFTANEDGLELLTRAIESAGLKPGTDIGIALDVAATSFFADGAYRLALEGRQLSTLQLIELLQSWVAAYPIVSLEDPLAEDDDAGFAEITRRLGKSIQIVGDDYLTTSESRIALAAEQGCCNSVLLKSNQCGTLTELIEASTRARAAGWNTIQSGRSGESEDVTLSHLAVGLMSDQIKVGSMTRSERTAKWNEVIRIEDYCVTPRYWRFTIPRL; encoded by the coding sequence ATGTCAGGCATCAAGACTGTTCTCGGCCGCCAGGTGTGGGACTCGCGCGGCCGCCCCACCGTCGAAGTCGAGGTCACCCTCGAGAGCGGCGCGACCGGCCGCGCCATCGCGCCTTCGGGCGCCTCCACCGGCAGCCGCGAAGCGCTCGACCGGCGCGATGGCGGCAAGCGGCTGGGCGGCTACGGCGTCAACGGAGCGCTCGCGGCAGTGAACGGCGAGATTGCGGGCCGCTTGCAGGGTCTGGACGCACTCGACCAGGCTGGCGTCGATGCGGCCATGATCGCGTTGGACGGTACGCCGCAGAAGACCCGGCTGGGAGGCAACGCCATCGTCGCCACCTCCTCGGCCGTGGCGTGGGCCGCCGCGGCCGAGCAGCGCATCCCGCTGTGGCGGCACTTGCGGCGGCTCGGCAGGCTCGATCCCGAGACCCAGCATATCCCCGCTCCGATGATCCAGATCTTCGGCGGCGGCCGCCATGCCGGCAATCGCATCGACATCCAGGATTTCCTCATCCTCGCCGTCGGCGCGAAGAGTTTCGCCGCCGCGACCGAGCAGATCGCCGAAGTCTACATGGCGGCCAGCAAGGCGATGGTGCAGCAGGGCAAACTCAACGGCGTCGCCGACGAGGGCGGCGTCTGGCCCGACTTCACCGCCAACGAGGACGGGCTCGAGTTGCTCACCCGCGCCATCGAGAGTGCGGGCCTCAAGCCCGGCACCGATATCGGCATCGCCCTCGACGTCGCCGCCACGTCGTTCTTCGCCGATGGCGCTTATCGCCTGGCGCTCGAGGGACGGCAGCTGTCGACGCTGCAGCTGATCGAACTGCTGCAATCCTGGGTCGCCGCCTACCCCATCGTCTCGCTCGAAGACCCCCTCGCCGAGGATGACGACGCCGGCTTCGCCGAAATCACCCGACGCCTCGGCAAGTCCATCCAAATCGTCGGTGACGATTATCTGACCACCTCGGAGTCCCGTATTGCCCTTGCGGCAGAACAGGGATGCTGCAATTCGGTGTTGCTCAAATCGAATCAGTGCGGCACCCTGACGGAACTGATCGAAGCAAGCACGCGCGCCCGCGCCGCCGGCTGGAATACCATCCAGTCGGGCCGCTCCGGCGAAAGTGAAGATGTGACGCTCAGTCATCTGGCCGTCGGCTTGATGTCTGACCAGATCAAGGTCGGCTCGATGACGCGCTCGGAGCGGACTGCGAAGTGGAATGAAGTGATCCGCATCGAGGATTACTGCGTGACGCCGCGCTA